A window of Nodularia sp. LEGE 06071 contains these coding sequences:
- a CDS encoding plasmid replication protein, CyRepA1 family, translated as MYLHNLHTQHLEELVKSSSIDLHLAKLNFQSLQDASAYEYLLISEHLPRTNTGMVKNAWLQRYNHVTAGGWWCSGLDPLNNWQSMEWGCFKPNQPRINHNGKSIKYEHPPSTPTRVFCLRVTLKIWQQVSQRYNLAMPSSINVDSHGAAEGFWQWVMKQNIPVIICEGVKKAAALLTQGYAAIAIPGITSGYRVVKDIFGKVTSRQLIPDLAAFAITKRPFYICFDFETQPRKIAAINNAISQLGCLFQEKKCPVKVIELPGIEKGVDELIVAKGASAFDKVYRQSADLEIYLAQSKPHTQLTIPAALTVNCPYLEEVSYPTAGLVGVKSAKGTGKTTALQTIVNQAKAINRPILLITHRIQLGRFLCKKIGIEWGFNYSELLMLADKALPMSSDLLQKTKSFGLCVDSIWKLNPQDWQGAILILDEVEQSLWHLLNSNTCKHKRVKILKLFQQLISTVLTTGGLVIAQDADLSDVSLEYLQRLSGIKITPWVLLNQWKPQKGWNVTFYDSPNPTPLIHKLELDLIAGLKCYVTTDSRSGRYSCETIEGYLKERLKKLRQQFPKSLVISSRTTSTPGHPAVDFVGDINQKIPEYDTVFVTPSLGTGISIDVQHFDRVYGIFQGVIPDSEARQALARVRDDVPRIVWCAKRGIGLIGSGSTNYRLLSDWYQENQKENLALLSPLHKIDVDLPLVYDPIHLRTWAKLSARVNASIRLYRQSMQDGLIADGHQIWLRSNAVHNNIVRDLRLAFLATDSEDVANRKRLVVEIVKVQRDWAEKRQKAKDIKCQIREIKQQHQLSAATAVTTARDINYVEYEQLLKKHSLSETERHQIDKYTLRQRYGIPVTPGLKLRDDKGYYFQLLIHYYLTHESEYFHVRDQQEWHQQLLWGDGKVFLPDLKTYTCKVEAMRALGMLHLLEPERKFTEHHPDLLLLKDVASQHSKHIKRVLGIDLVRGKESISAIKILSRLLNLLGLKLKREDETYQIDSETFYDGREKIFTIWHQRDELMLAGINNFDRKTANHYPKLKVESGKNQYVAVNN; from the coding sequence ATGTATCTGCACAATTTACACACCCAACACCTTGAGGAATTAGTCAAGAGTAGTAGTATTGATTTACACCTAGCAAAACTTAATTTTCAATCTCTCCAAGACGCATCAGCCTATGAGTATCTGTTAATTTCTGAGCATCTTCCCCGTACAAACACTGGTATGGTAAAAAATGCTTGGTTACAGCGCTATAATCATGTCACAGCAGGCGGTTGGTGGTGTTCTGGTCTAGATCCTCTAAATAATTGGCAATCAATGGAATGGGGCTGTTTTAAACCAAACCAACCCAGAATTAATCACAATGGCAAATCCATCAAGTACGAACATCCACCCAGCACACCCACAAGAGTATTTTGTCTGCGGGTAACACTAAAAATTTGGCAGCAAGTCTCTCAACGGTATAATCTAGCCATGCCCAGCAGTATCAATGTTGATTCTCATGGAGCTGCTGAAGGGTTTTGGCAATGGGTAATGAAACAAAATATACCCGTAATTATTTGCGAAGGTGTCAAAAAAGCAGCAGCACTATTAACACAAGGATACGCTGCGATCGCCATTCCGGGAATTACCAGTGGTTATCGGGTTGTCAAAGATATATTTGGTAAAGTCACAAGTCGCCAACTGATTCCCGACTTAGCAGCATTCGCAATCACAAAACGCCCCTTTTATATTTGCTTTGACTTTGAAACTCAACCGAGAAAAATTGCTGCTATCAATAACGCCATTTCCCAACTAGGTTGTTTATTCCAAGAAAAAAAATGCCCAGTCAAAGTTATCGAACTTCCAGGAATAGAAAAAGGTGTTGATGAGTTAATTGTTGCTAAAGGCGCAAGTGCTTTCGATAAAGTTTATCGCCAAAGTGCTGATTTAGAGATTTATTTAGCCCAAAGCAAACCCCATACTCAGTTAACGATTCCGGCTGCACTCACAGTCAACTGTCCTTACTTAGAAGAAGTATCTTATCCCACGGCGGGATTAGTGGGAGTAAAATCAGCCAAAGGCACAGGAAAAACTACAGCACTGCAAACTATTGTTAATCAAGCCAAAGCTATCAATCGACCTATATTATTAATTACACACAGAATTCAATTAGGTCGGTTTTTGTGTAAAAAAATTGGTATTGAATGGGGATTTAATTATAGTGAGCTTTTAATGCTAGCAGATAAAGCTTTACCTATGAGCAGCGACCTATTACAAAAAACTAAATCTTTCGGTTTATGTGTTGATTCTATTTGGAAACTCAACCCCCAAGATTGGCAAGGGGCAATATTAATTCTAGATGAAGTTGAACAATCTTTGTGGCATCTACTCAACAGTAATACTTGTAAACATAAACGAGTCAAAATTCTCAAATTATTTCAACAACTAATTTCCACAGTTTTGACAACAGGGGGGTTAGTAATTGCCCAAGATGCTGACTTATCAGATGTGTCTTTAGAATATTTACAAAGATTATCAGGAATTAAAATAACGCCTTGGGTGCTGTTAAATCAATGGAAACCGCAGAAAGGCTGGAACGTGACTTTCTATGATTCTCCTAACCCCACACCGTTGATTCATAAACTAGAATTAGATTTAATAGCAGGGCTTAAATGTTACGTTACTACAGATAGCCGATCTGGGCGTTATAGTTGCGAAACAATTGAAGGCTACCTCAAAGAGCGTTTAAAAAAATTACGGCAGCAATTTCCCAAATCATTGGTTATTAGTAGTCGCACAACCAGCACACCTGGTCATCCAGCCGTTGATTTTGTTGGAGATATTAATCAAAAAATTCCTGAATATGATACAGTTTTTGTTACTCCTAGCCTTGGTACAGGAATTAGTATTGATGTCCAACACTTCGACCGAGTTTATGGAATTTTTCAAGGAGTAATTCCTGACTCAGAAGCACGACAAGCATTAGCCAGAGTCCGAGATGATGTCCCTCGGATTGTTTGGTGTGCCAAGCGAGGAATAGGCTTAATTGGGAGTGGGAGTACAAATTATCGATTACTATCTGATTGGTATCAAGAAAATCAAAAAGAAAACTTAGCCTTGCTGAGTCCGTTACATAAAATAGATGTAGATTTGCCGTTAGTTTATGACCCAATACATTTGCGGACTTGGGCAAAGTTATCTGCTAGGGTAAATGCTTCGATTCGTCTATATCGCCAATCAATGCAAGATGGTTTAATAGCAGATGGACATCAAATTTGGTTGCGAAGTAATGCTGTCCACAATAATATTGTGAGAGATTTACGCCTAGCATTTTTGGCAACAGATTCCGAGGATGTAGCCAACCGCAAAAGATTAGTTGTAGAAATCGTGAAAGTGCAAAGAGATTGGGCAGAGAAGCGTCAAAAAGCTAAAGATATTAAATGCCAAATTAGAGAGATTAAGCAGCAACATCAATTATCAGCCGCGACTGCTGTAACCACAGCGCGAGATATTAATTATGTAGAATATGAGCAACTATTAAAGAAACATTCTCTTTCAGAAACAGAACGTCACCAAATTGATAAATATACCCTCAGACAAAGATATGGTATTCCAGTCACTCCTGGATTAAAGTTGCGGGATGATAAAGGGTACTATTTTCAATTACTGATTCACTATTATCTCACACATGAAAGCGAGTATTTTCATGTCAGAGATCAGCAAGAATGGCATCAACAATTATTGTGGGGTGATGGAAAAGTTTTTCTACCAGATTTAAAAACTTATACCTGCAAGGTTGAAGCTATGAGAGCATTGGGAATGCTGCATTTATTAGAACCAGAAAGGAAATTTACAGAACATCATCCTGATTTACTTTTGCTTAAAGATGTTGCTTCTCAACATAGTAAACATATTAAAAGAGTGCTAGGTATTGATTTAGTCAGAGGAAAAGAAAGTATTTCAGCAATAAAAATACTCAGCCGATTATTAAATTTATTAGGTTTGAAATTAAAACGAGAGGATGAAACATATCAAATAGATTCAGAGACATTCTATGATGGTAGGGAAAAAATATTTACAATTTGGCATCAACGAGATGAATTAATGTTGGCTGGTATCAATAATTTTGACCGTAAAACGGCTAATCATTATCCCAAATTAAAGGTTGAGTCTGGGAAGAATCAATATGTCGCGGTAAACAATTAA
- the dusB gene encoding tRNA dihydrouridine synthase DusB, translated as MLTLSPTLKAKLSEPLKIGSFEVKSRVLQSPLSGVTDMVFRRLVRRYAPDSMLYTEMVNATGLHYVKELPKIMEVDPRERPISIQLFDCRPDFLAEAAIKAVAEGADTIDINMGCPVNKITKNGGGSSLLRQPEVAEAIVREVVKAVNVPVTVKTRIGWNDQEITILDFAKRMEDAGAQMITVHGRTRAQGYNGNARWEWITRVKEILSIPVIGNGDIFSVEAAVRCLEETGADGVMCSRGTLGYPFLVGEIDHFLKTGEMLPPPNSIQLLECAKDHLQALWEYKGDRGVRQARKHMTWYAKGFVGAAELRGKLSLIETVQQGLDLIDRGIEQLNYSYEPMEEATNFQVA; from the coding sequence ATGCTTACACTATCTCCTACTTTAAAAGCTAAACTCTCGGAACCCCTGAAAATCGGCTCCTTTGAGGTCAAAAGTCGAGTGCTTCAGTCGCCTTTATCTGGGGTGACAGATATGGTGTTTCGTCGTCTGGTGCGTCGCTATGCGCCAGATTCGATGTTGTATACAGAAATGGTAAATGCTACGGGGTTGCACTATGTGAAAGAGTTACCCAAAATTATGGAGGTAGACCCCAGGGAACGACCAATCAGTATTCAGCTATTTGATTGTCGCCCGGATTTTTTGGCAGAAGCCGCAATTAAGGCTGTTGCCGAGGGTGCTGACACTATTGATATTAATATGGGGTGTCCGGTCAATAAAATTACTAAAAATGGTGGCGGTTCATCTTTATTACGTCAACCAGAAGTTGCTGAAGCGATTGTGCGAGAGGTAGTGAAAGCCGTTAATGTCCCAGTTACGGTAAAAACCCGCATTGGCTGGAATGATCAGGAAATCACGATTCTTGATTTTGCCAAGCGGATGGAAGATGCTGGGGCGCAAATGATTACAGTGCATGGACGCACCCGCGCTCAAGGGTACAATGGTAATGCTCGATGGGAGTGGATTACCCGTGTGAAAGAAATACTTTCTATTCCGGTGATTGGGAATGGGGATATTTTCTCAGTGGAAGCGGCTGTGAGATGTTTGGAAGAAACTGGTGCTGATGGGGTAATGTGTTCTCGTGGGACTTTGGGTTATCCATTTTTGGTGGGAGAAATCGACCATTTCTTGAAAACCGGGGAAATGTTACCGCCACCAAACTCAATTCAGCTTTTGGAATGTGCCAAGGATCATTTACAGGCATTATGGGAATATAAAGGCGATCGCGGTGTCCGTCAAGCCCGTAAGCACATGACTTGGTACGCGAAAGGTTTTGTCGGTGCGGCTGAGTTGCGGGGAAAGCTAAGTTTAATTGAAACAGTGCAGCAAGGTTTAGATTTAATTGACCGGGGAATTGAACAGCTAAATTATAGTTATGAACCAATGGAAGAAGCAACGAATTTTCAAGTTGCTTAA
- a CDS encoding Rpn family recombination-promoting nuclease/putative transposase has product MKTDSIFYRLFQELPSIFFELIGNSPQLAETYTFASIEIKQTAFRIDGVFLPTQDEHNPIYFVEVQFQNDTEIYSRLFSEIYLYLRQNQPKNSWRGVVIYPTRSLDTSDINNYSEFFTSQRVTRIYLDELGETVSLPIGIATIKLIVENKNTAIITARELIDRSQQEINAEPKRQQLLQLIETILVYKFPTMSRKEIEEMFGLSDLKKTRVYQEAKQEGLQEGLQEGLQEGLQEGSLKAKLAAVSRLLALGLTVEQIAQALDLNLEQVRQAAQGD; this is encoded by the coding sequence GTGAAAACCGACAGTATTTTTTATCGCCTTTTTCAAGAATTGCCCAGTATTTTTTTTGAATTAATTGGTAATTCACCCCAGCTTGCTGAAACTTACACATTCGCTTCAATAGAAATTAAGCAAACGGCATTTCGTATAGATGGCGTTTTTCTGCCGACACAAGACGAACACAACCCCATCTACTTTGTTGAGGTTCAGTTCCAAAATGACACAGAAATTTATTCGCGCCTATTTTCGGAAATATATTTATATTTGCGGCAAAATCAACCTAAAAACTCATGGCGAGGAGTAGTAATTTATCCCACGCGCAGCCTTGATACTTCAGATATCAATAATTACAGCGAATTTTTCACCAGCCAGCGTGTTACCCGCATTTATCTAGATGAATTAGGGGAAACAGTATCATTGCCGATTGGGATTGCTACTATTAAATTAATAGTTGAGAATAAAAATACAGCAATTATCACTGCTAGGGAATTAATAGACAGAAGCCAGCAAGAGATTAACGCTGAACCAAAACGGCAGCAGTTACTACAATTAATAGAGACAATCTTGGTTTATAAGTTTCCCACAATGAGTCGAAAGGAGATTGAAGAAATGTTTGGGTTGAGCGATTTGAAAAAAACACGAGTTTATCAAGAAGCTAAACAAGAAGGCTTACAAGAAGGCTTGCAAGAAGGCTTACAAGAAGGCTTGCAAGAAGGTAGTTTGAAAGCTAAATTAGCAGCAGTATCTCGATTATTGGCGTTGGGTTTGACAGTTGAGCAAATTGCCCAGGCGTTAGATTTAAATTTAGAACAAGTTAGGCAAGCTGCACAAGGGGATTAA
- the dnaK gene encoding molecular chaperone DnaK encodes MAKVVGIDLGTTNSCVAVMEGGKPTVIANAEGFRTTPSVVAFAKNGDNLVGQIAKRQGVMNPENTFYSVKRFLGRRYDEVGNESTEVSYKVLSSNGNVKLDCPIVGKPFAPEEISAKVLRKLVEDASKYLGETVTQAVITVPAYFNDSQRQATKDAGKIAGIEVLRIINEPTAASLAYGFDKKSNETILVFDLGGGTFDVSILEVGDGVFEVLATSGDTHLGGDDFDKKIVDFLAEQFRKAEGIDLRQDKQALQRLTEAAEKAKIELSSVSQAEINLPFITATQDGPKHLDTTLTRAKFEELCSDLIDRCRIPVENAIRDAKLSRADINEVVLVGGSTRIPAVQQVVKQVLGKDPNQSVNPDEVVAVGAAIQAGVLAGDVTGILLLDVSPLSLGVETLGGVMTKIIPRNTTIPTKKSEVFSTAVDGQTNVEIHVLQGEREFSNDNKSLGTFRLDGIPPAPRGVPQIEVTFDIDANGILNVTAKDKGTGKEQSISITGASTLDKSDVDRMVQEAERNASSDKERRERIERKNQADSLAYQAEKQLQELGDKVPEADKTKVEGLVKDVREAVAKEDDEQIKKLTPELQQALFAVGSNIYQQAGGDAAPGAEPQDGGPTPPGSGDDVIDADFTESK; translated from the coding sequence ATGGCAAAAGTTGTTGGAATTGACTTAGGTACCACAAACTCTTGCGTAGCAGTTATGGAAGGTGGTAAACCCACTGTTATTGCTAACGCGGAAGGTTTTCGGACTACACCATCAGTAGTGGCATTTGCCAAAAATGGCGATAACTTAGTTGGTCAAATCGCTAAACGCCAGGGTGTGATGAACCCTGAAAATACGTTTTACTCTGTTAAACGCTTTCTGGGACGACGCTACGACGAAGTTGGTAACGAGTCTACGGAAGTTTCTTACAAAGTCCTGAGCAGCAACGGCAATGTCAAGTTAGATTGTCCGATTGTTGGTAAACCGTTTGCCCCTGAAGAAATTTCTGCAAAAGTTCTTCGCAAGCTTGTCGAAGATGCCAGCAAATATTTGGGTGAAACTGTAACCCAAGCTGTAATCACTGTTCCAGCATACTTTAATGATTCTCAGCGACAAGCGACCAAAGACGCTGGTAAGATAGCAGGCATTGAAGTTCTGCGGATTATCAACGAACCTACCGCCGCTTCTCTAGCTTATGGTTTTGATAAGAAGAGCAACGAAACTATCTTGGTATTTGACCTTGGTGGTGGTACTTTCGACGTATCCATCCTAGAAGTAGGTGATGGTGTATTTGAAGTGCTAGCTACTTCTGGTGATACTCACCTGGGTGGTGACGACTTCGATAAGAAAATCGTTGATTTCTTGGCTGAACAATTCAGAAAAGCAGAAGGAATTGACCTGCGTCAAGATAAACAAGCTTTACAACGTTTGACTGAAGCGGCAGAAAAAGCTAAAATTGAGCTTTCTAGCGTTTCTCAAGCGGAAATCAACTTGCCATTTATAACGGCTACCCAGGATGGACCCAAGCACCTGGATACAACTTTAACCCGTGCTAAGTTTGAAGAACTCTGCTCGGACTTAATCGACCGTTGCCGCATTCCTGTGGAAAACGCAATTCGGGATGCTAAATTAAGCAGAGCCGATATTAATGAAGTTGTACTAGTTGGTGGTTCTACCCGGATTCCCGCCGTGCAACAGGTGGTGAAGCAGGTACTAGGTAAAGACCCCAACCAAAGCGTTAACCCTGATGAAGTTGTGGCAGTTGGCGCGGCTATTCAAGCAGGTGTGTTAGCGGGTGATGTCACAGGCATCTTACTATTAGATGTATCTCCACTGTCTTTGGGTGTAGAAACCTTGGGCGGTGTGATGACTAAGATTATCCCCCGGAATACTACAATCCCCACAAAGAAATCGGAAGTCTTCTCTACAGCTGTGGATGGACAAACCAATGTGGAAATTCACGTGCTTCAAGGTGAGCGTGAGTTCTCAAATGATAACAAGAGCTTAGGAACCTTCAGACTTGATGGTATTCCTCCCGCACCACGTGGTGTACCACAAATTGAAGTTACCTTTGATATTGATGCCAACGGTATTCTCAATGTTACCGCTAAGGACAAAGGCACTGGTAAGGAACAGTCCATCAGCATTACTGGCGCTTCGACTTTGGATAAATCCGACGTTGACCGCATGGTGCAAGAAGCTGAACGAAATGCTTCTTCTGATAAAGAACGTCGGGAAAGAATTGAACGCAAGAACCAAGCCGATTCTTTGGCGTACCAAGCCGAGAAGCAGCTGCAAGAATTAGGTGATAAAGTTCCTGAAGCTGACAAGACGAAGGTGGAAGGTTTGGTGAAAGATGTACGTGAAGCCGTTGCCAAAGAAGACGACGAGCAAATCAAGAAGCTGACACCAGAATTACAACAAGCATTGTTTGCGGTTGGTAGTAACATCTATCAGCAAGCAGGTGGTGATGCGGCTCCTGGTGCTGAACCTCAAGATGGTGGCCCTACTCCTCCTGGTAGCGGTGATGATGTGATTGACGCTGATTTCACTGAAAGCAAGTAG
- a CDS encoding acetoacetate decarboxylase family protein — MSYPSAPWILKGDAIQTLHLVNIDQVRSLVPPELNIISVWPGKTFGGLYLSKYGSGSVLEYSELIFAPAVVIYQGKIGVWVSHIYVDHGDSVAGGREIWGLPKELANFSWKGKGVIVRQGDSLLCTLNYDQQNLAWRQRLGAASFSKIGTNLLIFNFKFEGRLGLVGSKLEIAAESPFAGLGLTQPLVTVGCEQMTLRVDAPKVVGQRTA; from the coding sequence ATGTCTTACCCTTCAGCACCTTGGATTCTTAAAGGTGATGCTATTCAAACTCTGCATTTGGTGAATATTGACCAAGTGCGATCGCTTGTTCCGCCAGAGTTAAATATTATTTCTGTATGGCCTGGTAAAACTTTCGGTGGTCTGTATTTATCCAAATATGGCTCAGGTTCGGTGCTGGAGTACAGTGAGTTAATTTTTGCCCCTGCTGTGGTAATTTATCAAGGTAAAATCGGCGTTTGGGTATCCCACATTTATGTAGATCATGGGGATTCTGTCGCTGGTGGTCGGGAGATTTGGGGACTACCCAAGGAACTAGCTAATTTTAGCTGGAAAGGAAAAGGTGTTATTGTCCGTCAAGGCGATAGCCTGCTGTGTACTCTCAACTATGATCAGCAAAATCTAGCATGGCGGCAACGGTTAGGCGCTGCTAGTTTCAGTAAAATCGGGACTAATTTGCTCATATTTAACTTTAAATTTGAGGGTCGTTTGGGTTTGGTGGGTTCCAAGTTAGAAATTGCTGCTGAAAGTCCTTTTGCTGGCTTAGGTTTAACTCAGCCTTTGGTAACTGTGGGTTGTGAACAGATGACTTTACGGGTGGATGCGCCCAAAGTTGTAGGACAGAGGACAGCTTAA
- a CDS encoding helix-turn-helix domain-containing protein has translation MPYTIPNNNCVGCDNCRPQCPTGAIKIENDEYWIDPVLCNNCEGYYPEPQCVIVCPTNSPIPWQAKKGRCKVEPRDAASPDLFANGQNNPFASAIVIWEACNVLAQRTSLNWEINQEGYLSYARKVKQGRGAIAFHLQDPFPVNAHTSNSITELAAIAALDIRATCIHLMFAAYATSLEQPWEQEFAIDERQIEKYLGLEKRKDLSKNAKLALMKNIVQQACSLMISIDWPQQGRLQGFSVTGSRLWHLINIQHHFQEDDLGCKYLVGLTFKVKAGVWAQYFLNKQACKERTAFYQYGSLPKTLLTTVMSIWQQHEGAVRLMLWLLFKTKMGKEQRITIPTLLRIAYGEAKVTIASRQREERKRLLRTFESDLEILNHHGIKPIFDPVTYPLEIQPLWAKLMGIPEDPEEALEFWINDGGGNNRLTDSGPRGKWNLLMNARILSFELPSEWEQCISESHKKPRRTVKSRRKTKINSDLPGEQILEARKNLQLSQRELAKLTGKSQSWIRDVENGRLKVKVEDQALLRKVLNIT, from the coding sequence ATGCCTTATACAATTCCTAACAACAATTGCGTTGGATGTGACAACTGCCGCCCCCAATGTCCTACGGGTGCAATCAAAATAGAGAACGATGAATACTGGATCGACCCTGTTCTTTGTAATAACTGTGAAGGCTATTATCCTGAACCGCAATGTGTTATAGTTTGTCCAACTAATTCGCCCATCCCTTGGCAAGCCAAAAAAGGCAGATGCAAAGTTGAGCCGAGAGATGCAGCTAGCCCAGATTTATTTGCCAATGGTCAGAATAATCCCTTTGCTTCAGCGATTGTGATTTGGGAAGCTTGCAACGTCTTGGCACAACGTACATCCCTAAATTGGGAAATCAATCAAGAAGGTTACCTGTCTTATGCCAGAAAAGTTAAACAAGGACGGGGTGCGATCGCCTTTCATCTCCAAGACCCATTTCCAGTCAACGCTCACACCAGCAACAGTATAACTGAATTAGCTGCAATTGCCGCACTTGATATTAGAGCTACTTGCATTCATCTCATGTTTGCTGCCTATGCTACATCCTTAGAGCAACCTTGGGAACAAGAATTTGCCATTGACGAACGCCAAATTGAGAAATATTTAGGCTTAGAAAAGCGCAAGGACTTAAGTAAAAATGCCAAGCTAGCCTTAATGAAAAATATTGTCCAGCAAGCTTGTTCCTTGATGATTTCCATTGATTGGCCTCAGCAAGGTCGTCTGCAAGGATTTTCGGTGACCGGGAGCCGTTTGTGGCACTTAATCAATATTCAGCATCACTTTCAAGAAGATGATTTGGGGTGCAAATATTTAGTCGGATTAACTTTTAAAGTAAAAGCCGGAGTATGGGCGCAGTATTTCTTAAACAAACAAGCGTGTAAAGAGCGAACTGCATTTTATCAATATGGCAGTTTACCCAAAACGCTATTAACAACTGTTATGAGCATTTGGCAGCAGCATGAAGGAGCAGTACGATTGATGCTGTGGTTGCTGTTTAAAACCAAAATGGGTAAAGAACAACGCATTACTATTCCTACATTACTCCGCATTGCTTATGGTGAAGCAAAAGTTACCATTGCCTCTAGACAACGGGAAGAACGTAAGCGTTTACTACGCACTTTTGAAAGTGATTTAGAAATTCTCAATCATCATGGCATTAAACCCATTTTTGATCCAGTAACTTACCCTTTAGAAATTCAACCCTTGTGGGCGAAGTTGATGGGTATTCCCGAAGATCCAGAAGAAGCTTTAGAATTTTGGATTAATGATGGTGGTGGTAACAATCGCCTCACAGATTCAGGCCCCCGTGGTAAGTGGAATCTGCTGATGAATGCGCGAATTTTGTCTTTTGAACTACCGTCAGAATGGGAACAGTGCATTTCGGAATCGCACAAAAAACCACGGCGAACTGTGAAGAGCAGAAGAAAGACCAAAATCAACAGCGATTTACCTGGAGAACAGATTTTAGAGGCGCGAAAAAATTTGCAGCTATCCCAGCGGGAGTTAGCAAAGCTAACAGGTAAAAGCCAAAGCTGGATTCGCGATGTAGAAAATGGTCGGTTGAAAGTTAAAGTAGAAGATCAGGCACTGTTACGGAAAGTGCTAAATATAACTTAA
- the fdxB gene encoding ferredoxin III, nif-specific, with amino-acid sequence MAQLTGLTFGGNPWTPKFAQEIDYEKCIGCGRCFKICGHNVLSLKALNEEGEFVEDEEDDEIERKVMVVAHPENCIGCEACSRICPKNCYSHTVVDN; translated from the coding sequence ATGGCACAACTAACAGGATTGACATTTGGAGGTAATCCCTGGACACCTAAATTTGCCCAGGAAATTGACTACGAAAAATGTATCGGCTGTGGCAGATGCTTTAAAATATGTGGTCACAATGTATTATCATTAAAAGCTCTCAACGAAGAGGGAGAATTTGTAGAAGATGAGGAAGATGATGAAATTGAGCGCAAAGTAATGGTTGTGGCTCACCCAGAAAACTGTATTGGTTGTGAGGCTTGTTCACGGATATGTCCCAAGAATTGCTACAGCCATACTGTAGTTGACAATTAA
- a CDS encoding cytochrome c oxidase subunit II, which translates to MQKVPVSLWTLVAGVVVTAISIWLGQNHNLLPEQASQQAPLVDAFFNVMFTIAIALFLIVEGTIVVFLVQYRRRRGDDTDGVPVEGNVPLEIFWTAIPTVIVVALGIYSVDVYNQMGGFEPGSHPHAAAHVSHASGTAIAATLNDTSVSGSTANIGIGASPKTQGKQADLIVDVQGMQYAWIFNYPNSGITTGELHVPVGADVQLNLSAIDVIHSFWVPQFRLKQDALPGISTQLRFVATKPGTYPVVCAELCGGYHGSMRSQVIVHTPEEFDSWLAESQIAAKQDLNQAVAVNPAELSTSEFLAPHVHDLGMSAATLAQLQK; encoded by the coding sequence ATGCAAAAAGTTCCTGTTTCACTATGGACTCTGGTCGCTGGAGTTGTAGTCACAGCAATTAGTATTTGGCTCGGACAAAATCACAATCTATTGCCAGAACAAGCATCTCAACAAGCGCCTTTGGTAGACGCATTTTTCAATGTCATGTTTACCATTGCGATCGCACTGTTTCTGATTGTAGAAGGAACGATTGTCGTATTTTTGGTTCAATACCGTCGCCGTCGGGGTGATGATACCGATGGTGTCCCCGTAGAAGGTAACGTTCCCTTAGAAATCTTTTGGACAGCAATCCCCACAGTGATTGTAGTCGCTTTGGGTATCTACAGCGTCGATGTTTACAACCAAATGGGCGGATTTGAGCCTGGAAGTCATCCCCATGCTGCTGCTCATGTTTCCCATGCAAGTGGAACTGCGATCGCAGCTACCCTTAATGACACTTCAGTATCTGGAAGTACCGCGAATATTGGTATTGGTGCGTCTCCCAAAACACAGGGTAAACAAGCTGACTTGATTGTGGATGTCCAAGGAATGCAGTACGCCTGGATATTTAACTATCCCAATAGTGGGATTACCACTGGCGAGTTACACGTTCCCGTTGGTGCGGATGTGCAGTTGAATCTTTCCGCCATTGATGTGATTCACTCCTTTTGGGTTCCACAATTCCGGTTGAAACAAGACGCGCTTCCCGGTATCTCTACTCAACTGCGATTTGTCGCTACTAAACCAGGTACATATCCTGTAGTTTGTGCGGAATTGTGCGGTGGTTATCACGGTTCTATGCGATCGCAAGTAATTGTCCACACACCAGAAGAGTTTGATAGCTGGTTAGCAGAGAGCCAGATTGCAGCAAAGCAAGACCTTAACCAAGCCGTTGCGGTTAATCCGGCTGAGTTATCAACTTCAGAATTTCTCGCTCCCCATGTTCATGATTTGGGGATGAGTGCAGCAACTCTCGCTCAACTTCAAAAGTAG